One stretch of Thalassovita sp. DNA includes these proteins:
- a CDS encoding alpha/beta hydrolase — MTRVLQAGRKEAKSGVTRSVVVFLHGYGANGADLLGLADPLSDHLPDTLFIAPDAPENCAGAPMGYQWFPIPWIDGSSEEEAERGMVQAAEDLNAFLDAVLVDEDLLPEQMVLFGFSQGTMMSLHVAPRREDEIAGIVAFSGRLMSPDLLKDEAISKPSILLVHGDQDDVVPVQSLPEAAEALDEAGFKEVYAHIMKGTAHGIAPDGLSVALAFMRDKLGL; from the coding sequence ATGACACGTGTTTTGCAGGCGGGCCGCAAAGAGGCCAAATCCGGGGTGACCCGGTCGGTGGTTGTGTTCCTGCATGGCTATGGCGCCAATGGCGCGGACCTGTTGGGGCTGGCCGACCCGCTGTCAGATCACCTGCCCGATACGCTGTTCATTGCGCCGGACGCGCCGGAAAACTGCGCCGGGGCGCCGATGGGCTATCAGTGGTTCCCGATCCCTTGGATCGATGGCTCCTCCGAGGAAGAGGCCGAGCGTGGCATGGTGCAGGCGGCCGAAGACCTGAACGCCTTCCTCGATGCGGTGTTGGTGGATGAGGATCTGCTGCCCGAACAGATGGTGTTGTTCGGGTTTTCCCAAGGCACCATGATGTCGCTGCATGTGGCGCCGCGCCGTGAGGATGAGATTGCCGGCATCGTCGCCTTCTCGGGCCGGTTGATGTCACCGGATCTGTTGAAGGATGAGGCGATCTCAAAACCGTCGATCCTGCTGGTGCATGGCGATCAGGACGATGTGGTGCCGGTGCAATCGCTGCCGGAAGCCGCCGAAGCGCTGGATGAGGCCGGCTTTAAAGAGGTTTACGCCCATATCATGAAGGGCACCGCCCATGGCATTGCCCCTGATGGCCTGTCGGTGGCGCTGGCCTTCATGCGCGATAAGCTAGGGCTTTAA
- a CDS encoding HNH endonuclease, which produces MDGDFRHEFVRERGALKQHPALVLNADYRPLSYYPLSLWPWQEAVKAVWLDRVDIVAEYDAEVASPSTRIKIPSVVVLKDYVKPRKRVAFTRFNLFLRDEFSCQYCGSRGDLTFDHVVPRAAGGITSWENVVAACSPCNLKKGSKSLRRAGMSLRKVPRRPTASELNNVGRKFPPNMLHDSWMDYLYWDAELEA; this is translated from the coding sequence ATGGATGGCGATTTCAGGCATGAGTTTGTACGTGAACGCGGCGCGTTGAAACAGCACCCGGCGCTGGTGCTCAATGCGGATTACCGGCCGCTGTCTTACTACCCGCTGTCGCTTTGGCCCTGGCAGGAGGCGGTGAAAGCGGTCTGGCTAGACCGGGTGGACATCGTTGCGGAATATGACGCCGAGGTGGCCAGCCCTAGCACCCGAATAAAAATCCCCTCGGTTGTGGTGTTGAAAGACTATGTCAAACCCAGAAAGCGCGTGGCCTTCACGCGCTTTAATTTGTTTTTGAGGGATGAATTTTCCTGTCAGTATTGCGGCAGCCGGGGCGATCTGACCTTTGACCATGTGGTGCCGCGCGCCGCTGGGGGCATCACCAGCTGGGAAAACGTCGTGGCGGCCTGTTCGCCCTGCAATCTGAAAAAGGGGTCAAAATCGCTGCGCCGGGCGGGCATGTCGCTGCGCAAGGTGCCGCGGCGGCCAACAGCGTCTGAGTTGAACAATGTGGGGCGCAAATTCCCGCCCAATATGCTGCATGACAGCTGGATGGATTACCTCTACTGGGACGCCGAGCTGGAGGCGTGA
- the rpiB gene encoding ribose 5-phosphate isomerase B, which yields MTAKRLVISSDHADIELRKTIAKHAADKGWTVDDIGPMTSESTHYPIHGKAAAEKIVAGEADLGIVVCGTGQGIMMAANKVEGIRCGVCSDVFSAKMIRAHNNANMLSLGARVIGEGLALEIVDAFLEAEFEGGRHATRVDMIEG from the coding sequence ATGACCGCCAAACGCCTTGTGATCTCCAGCGATCACGCTGACATCGAGCTGCGCAAGACCATCGCCAAACATGCGGCGGACAAGGGCTGGACGGTTGACGACATCGGCCCGATGACCAGCGAAAGCACCCATTACCCGATCCACGGCAAAGCCGCAGCAGAGAAGATCGTGGCCGGTGAGGCGGATCTGGGCATCGTCGTCTGTGGCACCGGTCAGGGCATCATGATGGCCGCCAATAAGGTTGAGGGTATCCGCTGCGGTGTCTGTTCCGATGTGTTTTCGGCCAAGATGATCCGCGCCCATAACAATGCCAACATGCTGTCGCTGGGCGCGCGTGTGATCGGTGAAGGGCTGGCGCTGGAAATCGTCGATGCCTTCCTGGAGGCCGAGTTCGAAGGCGGCCGCCACGCCACCCGCGTGGATATGATCGAAGGCTGA
- a CDS encoding polymer-forming cytoskeletal protein has protein sequence MFSKSKINEPGPKASETPKPAAPEAAAPKTDFKPTAPKAKPPASVLSSDLHITGNLKTTGDIQVEGTVEGDIRAHLLTIGETATIKGEVVADDVVINGRIVGRVRGLKVRLTSTARVEGDIIHKTIAIESGAHFEGSVQRQDDPLSGGKPAKAAKAEG, from the coding sequence ATGTTTTCTAAAAGCAAAATCAACGAACCCGGCCCCAAAGCCAGCGAAACTCCGAAGCCCGCAGCCCCCGAAGCCGCGGCGCCCAAGACGGATTTCAAACCCACTGCGCCCAAGGCCAAACCGCCGGCATCGGTGCTGTCTTCGGACCTGCACATCACTGGCAATCTGAAAACCACCGGCGACATTCAGGTCGAAGGCACTGTGGAGGGCGACATCCGCGCCCACCTGCTGACCATCGGTGAAACCGCCACCATCAAAGGCGAAGTGGTTGCCGATGACGTGGTGATCAACGGCCGTATCGTGGGCCGCGTGCGTGGCCTGAAGGTGCGCCTGACCTCGACCGCCCGTGTCGAAGGTGACATCATCCACAAGACCATCGCGATCGAAAGCGGCGCCCATTTCGAAGGCTCCGTTCAGCGTCAGGACGACCCGCTGTCGGGTGGCAAACCTGCCAAGGCCGCCAAAGCCGAAGGCTGA
- a CDS encoding M23 family metallopeptidase, translating to MRTRLATKLDAMLEPWFPERRLFLRSDSDTRFIRLRPATQLIAFAGSASVVAWAIVATAILLMDSIGSGNFREQAKRDQRTYENRLNLLAEERDTRAAEAMAAQNRFNLALEQISDMQSQLLASEIARAELETGIEVIQSNLRDTMDQRDEARGRLAVMQQIGDPLGQNRKVEGSDDTLDFMVAALADTAAERDQILADAKQALKDAEDLEFQIKLMEDQNDQIFRQLEDAMTISVEPLDKMFRAAGLSTKSLIDQVRSNHDGQGGPLMPMSFSTKGEEPSADELRANRILRQLDHLNLYRIAASKAPFAKPVKDAVRFTSGFGYRRDPKTGGRRLHKGADFAGPTGTPIYSTADGVIVHAGWSSGYGRLIKIQHEFGIETRYAHLSKIRVKVGQRVSRGQRIGDMGNTGRSTGTHLHYEVRVGGKPANPMIYIKAANDVF from the coding sequence GTGAGAACACGTCTTGCAACAAAACTTGATGCCATGCTGGAACCTTGGTTCCCCGAGCGTCGTTTATTTCTGCGATCGGACAGCGACACGCGGTTTATCCGCCTGCGACCGGCCACCCAGCTGATTGCCTTTGCAGGCAGCGCCTCGGTGGTGGCCTGGGCGATTGTGGCCACGGCGATCCTGCTGATGGACAGCATCGGATCTGGCAACTTCCGCGAACAAGCGAAACGCGATCAACGCACCTATGAAAACCGCCTGAACCTGCTGGCCGAAGAACGCGACACCCGCGCGGCCGAGGCCATGGCGGCGCAGAACCGGTTCAATCTGGCGCTGGAACAGATCTCGGACATGCAGAGCCAGCTACTGGCCTCGGAAATTGCCCGGGCGGAGTTGGAAACCGGCATTGAGGTCATTCAGTCCAACCTGCGTGACACCATGGATCAGCGCGATGAGGCACGCGGCCGTCTGGCGGTGATGCAGCAGATCGGGGATCCGCTGGGCCAGAACCGCAAGGTAGAAGGTTCTGATGACACGCTGGATTTCATGGTTGCCGCGCTGGCGGACACTGCCGCCGAGCGTGATCAGATCCTGGCCGATGCCAAGCAGGCGCTGAAAGATGCCGAAGATCTGGAGTTCCAGATCAAACTGATGGAAGATCAGAACGACCAGATTTTCCGCCAGCTGGAAGATGCGATGACCATTTCGGTGGAACCGCTGGACAAGATGTTCCGCGCCGCCGGCCTTTCCACCAAGAGCCTGATCGATCAGGTGCGCTCCAACCACGACGGTCAGGGCGGCCCGCTGATGCCGATGTCCTTCTCCACCAAAGGGGAAGAGCCGTCCGCCGATGAGCTGCGCGCCAACCGGATCCTGCGCCAGCTGGATCACCTCAATCTCTACCGTATCGCCGCCTCCAAGGCGCCTTTTGCCAAACCGGTGAAAGACGCGGTGCGCTTTACCTCGGGCTTCGGCTATCGCCGGGATCCGAAAACCGGCGGGCGCCGCCTGCATAAGGGGGCGGATTTCGCCGGCCCCACTGGCACCCCCATCTATTCCACCGCGGACGGCGTGATTGTTCATGCCGGGTGGTCCTCGGGCTATGGCCGTTTGATTAAAATCCAACATGAGTTTGGAATTGAGACGCGCTATGCTCACCTGTCGAAAATTCGCGTGAAGGTCGGTCAAAGGGTCTCGCGCGGGCAACGCATCGGTGATATGGGAAATACCGGACGTTCAACCGGGACCCACCTTCACTATGAGGTGCGTGTGGGCGGCAAGCCTGCAAACCCAATGATCTATATCAAGGCTGCAAACGATGTTTTCTAA
- a CDS encoding ferritin-like domain-containing protein yields MSQKTLTQMAVEVLTTADGRAKTALSHKYAAEWFAARAAGTPLTVGEAEPPLRPARPEQPELLDPRDVPRRRPGSPGGRKAILHAVAHIELNAVDLHWDIIARFGHIKMPLGFYDDWVKSADEESKHFNMVCDCLEAMGSHYGAMPAHAGMWRAAEDTVDDIMGRLAVVPMVLEARGLDVTPGMIKIFQNAKETATIEALEVIYAEEVGHVAYGSKWFHFLCGRHELDPKDEFHALVRKYFHGALKPPFNEEKRAEAGLPPDFYWPLADQTPAKGRPA; encoded by the coding sequence ATGAGCCAGAAAACTCTGACACAGATGGCGGTGGAGGTTCTCACCACCGCCGATGGCCGCGCCAAAACCGCGCTGTCGCATAAATACGCCGCAGAATGGTTTGCCGCCCGCGCGGCCGGTACCCCGTTGACCGTGGGCGAAGCGGAACCACCCCTGCGCCCGGCCCGCCCGGAGCAGCCAGAGCTGCTGGATCCCCGCGACGTGCCGCGTCGTCGCCCCGGCAGCCCCGGGGGGCGCAAGGCGATCCTGCATGCGGTGGCCCATATCGAACTGAACGCCGTGGACCTGCACTGGGACATCATCGCGCGTTTTGGCCATATCAAAATGCCGCTGGGTTTCTACGATGACTGGGTCAAATCAGCCGACGAAGAATCCAAACATTTCAACATGGTATGCGACTGCCTTGAAGCGATGGGCAGCCATTATGGCGCGATGCCAGCCCATGCCGGCATGTGGCGCGCCGCCGAAGACACGGTGGATGACATCATGGGCCGCCTTGCCGTGGTCCCCATGGTGCTGGAGGCGCGCGGGCTGGATGTGACACCCGGCATGATCAAGATCTTCCAGAACGCCAAGGAAACCGCCACCATCGAAGCGCTGGAGGTCATCTACGCCGAAGAAGTCGGCCATGTCGCCTATGGCTCCAAGTGGTTCCATTTCCTGTGTGGCCGTCATGAGCTGGACCCGAAGGATGAGTTTCACGCCCTGGTGCGCAAGTATTTCCACGGCGCGCTGAAACCGCCCTTTAATGAGGAAAAGCGCGCCGAAGCCGGATTGCCGCCCGATTTCTACTGGCCGCTGGCGGACCAGACCCCGGCGAAGGGTCGCCCGGCCTAA
- a CDS encoding peroxiredoxin gives MSHSPAPDFTLPQDGGDPVTLSALRPAPVVLFFYPRDNTPGCTTEAQGFTAMKADFEALGALVFGISKDSIASHAKFREKKDLGIPLLSDEETTACEDFGVWKEKSMYGKKFMGIERSTFLINGTGAIVREWRKVKVKGHVEEVLDAVKAL, from the coding sequence GTGTCACATAGCCCTGCCCCCGATTTCACCTTGCCGCAGGATGGCGGCGATCCCGTCACCCTGTCGGCGCTGCGCCCGGCCCCGGTTGTGTTGTTTTTCTACCCGCGCGACAACACGCCCGGCTGCACCACCGAAGCCCAAGGGTTCACTGCCATGAAAGCAGATTTCGAAGCCCTGGGCGCCCTGGTGTTCGGCATATCCAAAGACAGTATCGCCAGTCACGCAAAATTCCGCGAGAAGAAGGATTTGGGCATACCTTTGCTGTCGGATGAGGAAACCACCGCCTGTGAGGACTTCGGCGTTTGGAAGGAAAAATCCATGTATGGCAAAAAATTCATGGGGATTGAGCGGTCTACCTTTCTGATTAATGGCACCGGGGCGATTGTACGCGAATGGCGTAAAGTAAAGGTTAAGGGCCACGTCGAAGAGGTTCTGGACGCGGTCAAAGCACTGTGA
- a CDS encoding AsmA-like C-terminal region-containing protein, which yields MTQPVDEAVDTPAPAAPRKRRRLLRAGLWSCGCMGLLLIALVIVALLLIGREMSVPTWMHSRLEARLSTMVPGAEVRFEGINFEVSSSLKPRVLLQGVEIDGKDGRPILALGELETGLAARPLLDGKMRLGKLRVSGAELFVRRRADGTFDLAFGASLPEVEQAASPAELIANLDRLMQSDELRHLRDVTAEAMILRFEDARVGRAWTVDGGRVSLTREGDDLRIRGDMALLGGHQYVTTVETNFESKIGETTARFGMSFEDMPGPDIAVQSAAVAWLEAVQAPISGALRGSVTPAGDLGPISGTLQIAEGVIQPTAETKPVPFRSARSYFTFDPVSQSLSFDELTVDSNWVSLKAEGKAVLQGLEAGIPEAFQGQFTLTDLTAAPEGLVPEPVSVDRAAMSFRLTLDPFELHMGELTLEAEGQTLVANGRARAAEDGWALSVSAQAASLDPKAVLRLWPEEFRVKNRKWVAENIYHADIRNGHFAYRKMPGQEHDIFASFEFQDANVRYSRHLPPIEAGMGHGVLEGKRFAVTGDGGYITPPEGGRIDITGTTFIIPDITIKPAPAEVNLVARSNLTAALSLINLPPLSVLDKAGRDLELATGQVAATGQLRMPLKKGLPPEMVRYEIEALLAGMESTTLVPEKTLRADRLELSVDNDRLVIIGPGTVDGVPFDAVYESGLSKEERGKAQVYGTVDITPEALEALNITLPKGTLRGAGEGRMTLLLEKDQPPLFELTSDLAGLGLSVPPLGWSLPQSREGEFSIRGALSKPVRVDALSLRAPGLSAAGRLTLAADGGLKSARFDRVQAGGWLDAPVILTGRGKGRPPAVSLPGGTVDLSRRPPSANGGSTAGGSTPLEVKLDRLRISDGISLTGLTGRFNAGVGLNGDFTARVNGAAAITGRVASAGSRASYEIRSEDAGGVFKAAGLLKQARDGDMLLRLSPATQQGHYDGTLQVSNTRVTEVPALASLLHAVSVVGVLEQMAGGGIMFSDVEAKFRLTPEQLLLQKSSAVGASMGISMDGIFYLKSGTMDFQGVLSPVYMFNGIGAILTRKGEGLIGFNYLLKGSAENPRVQVNPLSLFTPGMFREIFRRPPPQVGQ from the coding sequence GTGACCCAACCCGTCGACGAAGCTGTCGACACACCGGCACCCGCAGCACCGCGTAAACGCCGCCGCCTGTTGCGCGCGGGCCTTTGGAGCTGTGGCTGCATGGGGCTGTTGCTGATTGCGCTGGTCATTGTGGCGTTGCTGCTGATCGGGCGTGAAATGTCGGTCCCGACTTGGATGCACAGCCGGCTGGAGGCGCGGCTGTCCACCATGGTGCCTGGGGCAGAGGTGCGTTTTGAGGGGATCAACTTTGAGGTTTCCTCCAGCCTGAAACCCCGGGTGCTGCTGCAGGGGGTAGAGATTGATGGCAAAGATGGCCGCCCGATCCTGGCCTTGGGCGAGCTGGAAACAGGTCTGGCCGCGCGGCCTTTGCTGGATGGCAAAATGCGGCTGGGCAAACTGCGGGTCTCGGGCGCAGAACTGTTTGTGCGTCGCCGTGCGGACGGGACCTTTGATTTGGCCTTCGGCGCCAGCCTGCCAGAGGTTGAGCAGGCCGCCAGCCCGGCCGAGCTGATCGCCAATCTAGACCGGCTGATGCAAAGCGATGAGCTGCGCCATCTGCGCGATGTCACCGCGGAGGCGATGATCCTGCGGTTTGAGGATGCCCGTGTGGGCCGCGCCTGGACGGTGGATGGCGGCCGCGTCAGCCTGACCCGGGAAGGCGATGATCTGCGCATTCGGGGCGATATGGCGCTGCTGGGTGGGCATCAATATGTCACCACGGTCGAAACCAATTTTGAAAGCAAGATCGGCGAAACCACCGCACGTTTCGGGATGAGTTTTGAGGATATGCCGGGGCCGGATATTGCGGTGCAATCAGCCGCCGTCGCCTGGCTGGAAGCGGTGCAAGCCCCCATTTCCGGTGCGCTGCGCGGCTCGGTCACGCCGGCGGGCGATCTGGGTCCGATCAGCGGCACCTTGCAGATCGCTGAGGGCGTGATCCAGCCCACGGCGGAAACCAAACCGGTGCCGTTCCGCTCGGCCCGAAGCTATTTTACCTTTGATCCGGTCAGCCAGAGCCTCAGCTTTGATGAGTTGACCGTGGACAGCAACTGGGTGTCGCTGAAGGCCGAAGGCAAGGCGGTGCTGCAGGGGCTGGAAGCGGGCATTCCCGAGGCGTTTCAAGGCCAGTTTACCCTGACCGATCTGACGGCCGCCCCCGAAGGTCTGGTGCCCGAGCCAGTGTCAGTTGATCGCGCGGCGATGAGTTTCCGGCTGACGCTGGATCCGTTTGAACTGCATATGGGCGAACTGACGCTGGAGGCCGAGGGTCAGACGTTGGTCGCCAATGGCCGGGCGCGTGCTGCGGAGGATGGCTGGGCGCTGTCGGTTTCGGCGCAGGCGGCCTCCCTGGATCCCAAGGCCGTTTTGCGCCTCTGGCCTGAGGAGTTTCGGGTGAAAAACCGCAAGTGGGTTGCAGAAAACATCTACCATGCGGATATTCGAAACGGCCATTTTGCCTACCGCAAGATGCCCGGGCAAGAGCATGATATCTTTGCCAGTTTTGAGTTTCAGGACGCCAATGTGCGCTACTCGCGCCACCTGCCACCGATTGAGGCGGGCATGGGCCACGGCGTGCTGGAAGGCAAACGTTTCGCGGTCACCGGCGATGGTGGCTATATCACCCCGCCGGAGGGCGGGCGGATCGATATCACCGGCACCACCTTTATTATTCCCGACATCACCATCAAACCCGCCCCGGCGGAGGTTAATCTGGTCGCGCGCAGCAACCTGACCGCGGCGCTGTCGCTGATCAACCTGCCACCCCTGTCGGTGCTGGATAAGGCCGGGCGGGATCTGGAACTGGCAACCGGGCAGGTAGCGGCCACGGGGCAGCTGCGGATGCCGCTGAAAAAGGGCCTGCCGCCGGAAATGGTGCGCTATGAGATTGAGGCGTTGCTGGCTGGCATGGAAAGCACCACGCTGGTGCCGGAAAAGACGCTGCGTGCGGATCGGCTGGAACTGTCGGTGGACAATGACCGGCTGGTGATCATCGGGCCCGGCACCGTGGATGGCGTGCCCTTTGATGCGGTTTATGAAAGTGGCCTCAGCAAAGAAGAACGTGGCAAGGCACAGGTTTACGGCACGGTTGATATCACACCTGAGGCGCTGGAGGCGCTGAACATCACCCTGCCCAAAGGCACCCTGCGCGGTGCGGGTGAGGGGCGGATGACGCTTTTGTTGGAAAAGGATCAGCCGCCGCTGTTTGAGCTGACCAGCGATCTGGCCGGTCTGGGCCTGTCGGTGCCGCCGCTTGGCTGGTCCTTGCCGCAATCGCGCGAAGGGGAGTTTTCCATCCGCGGCGCGCTGAGCAAACCGGTACGGGTTGATGCGCTGTCCCTGCGTGCGCCGGGGCTCAGCGCTGCGGGGCGGCTGACGCTTGCGGCGGATGGCGGATTGAAAAGTGCGCGCTTTGACAGGGTGCAGGCCGGGGGCTGGCTGGATGCGCCGGTGATCTTGACCGGACGGGGCAAGGGCCGCCCGCCTGCGGTCAGCCTGCCTGGCGGCACAGTGGATCTGAGCCGCAGGCCCCCCAGCGCCAATGGTGGCTCCACCGCCGGGGGCAGCACCCCGTTGGAGGTCAAACTGGACCGGCTGCGCATTTCGGATGGGATCAGCCTGACCGGTCTGACGGGGCGTTTTAACGCAGGTGTGGGGCTGAACGGCGATTTTACTGCACGGGTCAACGGCGCGGCGGCGATCACCGGCCGTGTGGCGAGTGCCGGTAGCCGCGCCAGCTATGAGATCCGCAGCGAAGATGCCGGCGGCGTGTTCAAAGCGGCCGGGCTGCTGAAACAGGCGCGCGATGGTGACATGCTGCTGCGCCTGTCGCCGGCCACGCAGCAGGGGCATTACGATGGCACGCTGCAGGTATCAAACACCCGGGTGACTGAGGTGCCGGCGCTGGCCAGCCTGCTGCATGCGGTCAGCGTGGTTGGCGTGTTGGAGCAGATGGCCGGCGGCGGCATCATGTTTTCCGATGTGGAGGCCAAGTTCCGCCTGACCCCGGAGCAGCTGCTGTTGCAGAAATCCTCGGCCGTGGGGGCCTCGATGGGGATTTCGATGGATGGGATCTTTTACCTGAAGTCGGGCACGATGGATTTTCAGGGCGTGTTGTCACCGGTCTATATGTTCAACGGCATCGGCGCCATTCTGACCCGTAAGGGCGAAGGGCTGATCGGCTTTAACTATCTGCTGAAAGGGTCGGCAGAAAATCCGCGGGTGCAGGTCAATCCGCTGTCGCTCTTTACACCCGGCATGTTTAGAGAGATATTCCGCCGCCCACCGCCGCAGGTGGGGCAGTAA
- the queA gene encoding tRNA preQ1(34) S-adenosylmethionine ribosyltransferase-isomerase QueA, with the protein MKLSDFDFDLPETLIATRPAKPRSSARMLVCDGGAIHDQVAIDLPDWLRPGDRLVLNDTKVIPARLFGERPRLGAEGPTRAKMDVTLLEPRADGTWAALLKPLKKIREGEVIEFSAALSATLEAKEDGQAHLRFNLTGDDFDAALAEAGAMPLPPYIAAKRAADEQDKEDYQTLWAKNAGAVAAPTASLHFDKALMAALEARGVSFTHVTLHVGAGTFLPVKVEDVTTHKMHAEWGQVSEAAATEMRATKAAGGRVIPVGTTALRLIESAARGGQIAAWEGETDIFIYPGFQFNVTDALMTNFHLPKSTLLMLVSALMGKEVMDQVYAHAVAEGYRFFSYGDASLLIPKV; encoded by the coding sequence ATGAAACTCTCTGATTTCGATTTCGACCTGCCTGAAACCCTGATTGCCACCCGGCCTGCGAAACCGCGGTCCTCGGCGCGGATGCTGGTCTGTGACGGCGGTGCGATCCATGATCAGGTGGCGATCGATCTGCCCGATTGGCTGCGGCCCGGCGACCGGTTGGTTTTGAATGACACCAAGGTGATCCCGGCGCGTCTGTTTGGCGAACGTCCGCGTCTGGGCGCCGAGGGGCCAACCCGGGCCAAGATGGATGTGACCTTGCTGGAACCCCGCGCCGATGGCACATGGGCGGCGCTGCTGAAACCGCTGAAAAAGATCCGCGAGGGTGAGGTGATTGAGTTTTCCGCCGCCTTGTCCGCCACGCTGGAGGCGAAAGAGGACGGGCAGGCGCATCTGCGGTTCAACCTGACGGGCGATGATTTCGACGCCGCGCTGGCCGAGGCCGGTGCGATGCCACTGCCGCCTTATATCGCCGCCAAACGTGCCGCGGATGAGCAGGATAAAGAAGACTACCAGACGCTTTGGGCCAAAAACGCGGGCGCAGTCGCCGCGCCAACCGCATCGCTGCATTTTGACAAGGCGCTGATGGCGGCGCTGGAGGCGCGCGGTGTCAGTTTCACCCATGTGACCCTGCATGTGGGCGCGGGCACCTTCCTTCCGGTCAAGGTGGAGGATGTGACCACCCATAAGATGCACGCCGAATGGGGCCAGGTCAGTGAGGCCGCCGCCACGGAGATGCGCGCGACCAAAGCTGCGGGCGGCCGGGTGATCCCGGTGGGCACCACGGCGCTGCGGTTGATCGAAAGCGCTGCGCGCGGGGGGCAGATTGCAGCCTGGGAAGGCGAGACGGATATCTTCATCTACCCCGGCTTTCAGTTCAATGTCACTGACGCGCTGATGACCAACTTCCACCTGCCGAAATCGACCCTGTTGATGCTGGTCTCTGCCTTGATGGGCAAAGAGGTGATGGATCAGGTCTATGCCCATGCGGTGGCTGAGGGCTATCGCTTCTTCTCCTATGGCGATGCCTCGCTTTTGATCCCCAAGGTTTGA
- a CDS encoding MFS transporter codes for MIQILSSAWALFLGLMLLMVGNGLQGTLLGVRGDIEGFSTFEMSIVMSAYFVGFLGGSRMAPEMIRRVGHVRVFAALASMVSAVLILYPVLAHPVAWALGRVVIGFCFSGVYVTAESWINNAADNENRGKALSLYMIVQMTGIVSAQGLLLVADPSGYVLFVIPSVLVSISFAPILLSITPTPAFDTTKPLSIKELLELSPLGCMGMFLLGGVFAAQFGMAAVYGGEVGLTLPQISIFVAAFYVGAVLLQYPLGWLSDRMDRRVLIVAVSLVGGIGAVVGMVLGGQFQILLVAAFLIGGTSNPLYSLLVAYTNDFLDPDDMAAASGGLVFINGLGAILGPVIAGWIMSVSGPQGYFFVIAVLMLSMAGYALYRMTQRAAIPAEDTTTYTPVMPSATPVAVEFAREYAIDSANEEDDAQNDGN; via the coding sequence ATGATCCAGATCCTGTCGAGCGCCTGGGCGCTGTTTCTTGGTTTGATGCTCCTGATGGTCGGCAACGGCCTGCAGGGGACTTTGCTTGGTGTGCGTGGCGATATCGAAGGGTTTTCGACCTTTGAAATGTCGATTGTGATGTCGGCCTATTTCGTCGGCTTTCTGGGCGGATCGCGCATGGCGCCTGAGATGATCCGCCGCGTGGGTCACGTGCGGGTCTTTGCGGCGCTGGCCTCGATGGTGTCGGCGGTGCTGATCCTTTACCCGGTGCTGGCACATCCCGTCGCCTGGGCCCTGGGCCGGGTGGTGATCGGCTTCTGTTTCTCGGGCGTTTATGTGACGGCGGAAAGCTGGATCAACAATGCGGCCGACAATGAAAACCGCGGCAAGGCGCTGTCGCTTTACATGATCGTGCAGATGACCGGGATCGTATCGGCGCAGGGGCTTTTGTTGGTGGCGGATCCGTCGGGCTACGTGCTGTTTGTGATCCCCTCGGTGCTGGTTTCGATCTCATTCGCGCCGATTTTGCTGTCGATCACCCCGACGCCGGCCTTTGACACCACCAAACCCCTGTCGATCAAAGAGCTGTTGGAGCTGTCACCCCTGGGCTGCATGGGTATGTTCCTCTTGGGTGGTGTCTTTGCGGCGCAGTTTGGCATGGCGGCGGTTTACGGCGGGGAGGTTGGGCTGACATTGCCGCAGATCTCGATCTTTGTGGCGGCGTTTTATGTTGGGGCGGTTCTGCTGCAATACCCGCTGGGCTGGCTGTCGGACCGGATGGACCGGCGGGTGCTGATCGTGGCGGTCTCCTTGGTGGGGGGCATTGGCGCGGTTGTGGGTATGGTGCTTGGCGGCCAGTTCCAGATCCTGCTGGTTGCGGCCTTCCTGATCGGCGGCACCTCAAACCCGCTTTATTCGTTGCTGGTGGCCTATACCAATGACTTCCTGGACCCTGATGACATGGCGGCCGCGTCGGGTGGTCTGGTGTTCATCAACGGGCTGGGTGCGATCCTGGGGCCTGTGATCGCGGGGTGGATCATGTCGGTTTCCGGGCCGCAGGGCTATTTCTTTGTGATTGCGGTGCTGATGCTGAGTATGGCGGGCTATGCGCTCTACCGGATGACGCAGCGCGCAGCGATTCCGGCCGAAGACACCACCACATACACCCCCGTTATGCCCTCAGCGACGCCGGTTGCGGTGGAGTTTGCGCGGGAATACGCAATTGATAGCGCAAACGAAGAAGACGATGCGCAAAATGACGGGAATTAA